A section of the Triticum dicoccoides isolate Atlit2015 ecotype Zavitan chromosome 7A, WEW_v2.0, whole genome shotgun sequence genome encodes:
- the LOC119329106 gene encoding pre-mRNA-splicing factor CWC25-like has product MGMKFLNKKGWHTGSLRNVEKVWVAEQKEKEEQHKIEEYKKQLKEEREKAEFRAIQEQAGFKPRQERLEFLYESGLGVGKGSSDGFQALQQPGPAAAAAASSSAPTAAGSSKDTSLGALFEEKPQSANDTWRKLHSDPLLLIRQREQDAIARIKNNPIKMAEIKKSMEAEKMQKEEKKEERKHKKHRHHKSKSKRHHSAENSDSDDVSDGKNEGRKEVPSAPEHKREVKRSRHQKKESRQESSDTEDDEPRKRRQEISEDDQPKRRRQDKSEDAERRRRREMSQDDEPRRRRQDTPEDDEPRRRRRDTPEDDEPRRRRRDTPEDDEPRRRRRDTPEDDEPRRRQRDMPEDDEPMRRRRDMPEDDEPRRRRPEMSKHDEHPRRDRPDADDRRRHNSGSDRHHAYPKHDSSDSKQRSIGNGRNNGNSTSEHRSHAEVASGDQRRQESRQGRELGSEDRGRQGGQQGRNNGPTTNRRRGGVHHMSEEEREARLRQMQADAEVHEEQRWKRIKKAADDDAKEASTVAANQFRGKNFLEDEKKSIFGAEKGGSATIEESIRRRAYYSQGGGDAHEANAFRR; this is encoded by the exons ATGGGGATGAAATTTCTGAACAAGAAGGGGTGGCACACGGGGAGCCTCCGCAACGTGGAGAAGGTGTGGGTGGCGGagcagaaggagaaggaggagcagCACAAGATCGAGGAgtacaagaagcagctcaaggaggagcgggagaaggccgagttCCGCGCCATCCAGGAGCAGGCCGGATTCAAGCC GAGGCAGGAGAGGTTGGAATTCCTCTATGAGTCAGGGCTGGGTGTTGGCAAGGGGAGTTCGGATGGATTCCAAGCACTGCAGCAACCTGGCCCAGCGGCGGCCGCTGCCGCCTCCTCTTCTGCTCCAACGGCTGCTGGCTCTTCCAAG GATACTTCCCTGGGAGCTCTATTTGAGGAGAAGCCTCAATCTGCAAATGACACATGGAGAAAACTTCACTCTGATCCTCTACTCCTAATAAGGCAGCGTGAGCAGGATGCTATTGCAAGGATTAAAAATAATCCAATCAAGATGGCCGAGATAAAGAAATCA ATGGAAGCAGAAAAAATGCAGAAGGAAGAAAAGAAAGAGGAGAGAAAGCACAAAAAACATCGTCATCATAAGTCAAAGAGTAAGAGGCATCACTCAGCTGAAAATTCTGATTCGGATGACGTAAGTGATGGCAAGAACGAAGGGAGAAAGGAAGTTCCTTCTGCTCCAGAGCACAAGAGGGAAGTGAAAAGGTCAAGGCATCAGAAGAAAGAAAGTAGACAAGAATCCTCGGATACAGAAGATGATGAACCAAGGAAAAGAAGGCAGGAGATTTCAGAAGATGATCAACCAAAGAGAAGACGACAAGACAAGTCAGAAGATGCTGAACGGAGAAGACGGCGGGAGATGTCACAGGATGATGAACCAAGGAGAAGACGGCAGGATACGCCAGAAGATGATGAACCAAGGAGAAGACGACGGGATACGCCAGAAGATGATgaaccaaggagaagacggcgagaTACGCCAGAAGATGATgaaccaaggagaagacggcgagaTACACCAGAAGATGATGAACCAAGGAGAAGACAGCGGGATATGCCAGAGGATGATGAACCAATGAGAAGGCGACGGGATATGCCAGAAGATGATGAACCAAGGAGAAGACGGCCAGAAATGTCTAAGCATGATGAGCATCCACGCCGGGATCGGCCAGATGCTGATGATAGGAGGAGACACAATTCGGGTTCAGACCGCCACCATGCTTATCCAAAGCATGACAGCTCAGACTCGAAGCAGAGAAGTATTGGAAATGGCCGGAACAATGGCAATTCCACTTCTGAACACCGCTCCCATGCTGAAGTCGCTTCAGGAGATCAACGAAGACAGGAGAGCCGGCAGGGCAGGGAACTAGGTTCAGAAGACCGTGGAAGACAAGGAGGCCAGCAGGGCAGGAACAATGGGCCCACAACTAACCGCCGTCGAGGGGGCGTGCACCATATGTCGGAAGAGGAGAGGGAAGCTCGTCTACGGCAAATGCAGGCAGACGCCGAGGTCCACGAAGAGCAGaggtggaagaggatcaagaaggctGCAGATGATGATGCCAAAGAGGCGTCCACGGTGGCTGCAAACCAGTTCAGAGGGAAGAATTTCTTGGAGGACGAAAAGAAGAGTATATTTGGTGCTGAAAAGGGCGGCAGCGCCACCATCGAAGAGAGCATCCGCCGCCGCGCCTATTATTCTCAGGGTGGCGGTGATGCCCATGAGGCCAATGCGTTCAGGCGGTGA
- the LOC119329307 gene encoding probable protein phosphatase 2C 66 yields the protein MGSCLSTQPGDEPAWPLRWRKRPHGEREGTAAAGAFFSGGGAGGGGKKLPGEGEMTEEELARVPGRTCANGASAAACLHTQQGRKGTNQDAMVVWESFNSNDSVFCGVFDGHGPYGHFVAKKVRDSLPVKLLAQWKTSANVGTSPHLNGSISGSLNSEETASAVDDEWGESADVEGSDMLPETFLPLKQSYLKAFKLMDKELKMHPTIDCFCSGSTAVTLVKQGWDLVVGNLGDSRAVMATRDAANNLTAVQLTVDLKPNLPKEAERIQQCRGRVFALQDEPEVSRVWLPNNDSPGLAMARAFGDFCLKDYGLISVPQISYRRLTEKDEFIILATDGVWDVLSNKEAIDIVAAAPSRATASRALVDCAVRSWRLKFPTSKSDDCAAVCLFLDHEKSPTLVEESEAENEKAEPAKDALISDAGDKINEDIADVNEHISREEHIPEPTLEHSSTLRNVDEIMPVDEPPVSKEPERCGSARSLADCISTNEEEEWSALEGVTRVNSLLNLPRKLSGDKKSTSWKKRR from the exons ATGGGCTCCTGCCTCTCCACCCAGCCCGGCGACGAGCCGGCCTGGCCGCTGCGGTGGCGCAAGAGGCCCCATGGCGAGCGGGAGGGCACGGCCGCCGCCGGCGCCTtcttctccggcggcggcgcgggtggaggCGGCAAGAAGCTCCCCGGCGAGGGCGAGATGACCGAGGAGGAGCTCGCGCGGGTCCCCGGAAGGACGTGCGCCAACGGGGCGAGCGCCGCGGCGTGCCTCCACACGCAGCAGGGGCGGAAGGGCACCAACCAGGACGCCATGGTCGTCTGGGAG AGTTTCAATTCAAATGATAGTGTCTTCTGTGGCGTGTTTGATGGTCATGGTCCATATGGTCATTTTGTCGCCAAAAAAGTTAGAGATTCTCTTCCTGTTAAGTTACTCGCACAATGGAAAACTAGTGCTAATGTGGGCACTAGTCCTCATCTAAACGGAAGCATTTCCGGAAGTTTGAACTCCGAAGAAACAGCATCTGCTGTTGATGATGAATGGGGTGAGTCTGCTGATGTTGAAGGGAGTGATATGCTTCCTGAGACATTCCTTCCACTTAAACAGTCTTATTTGAAGGCTTTCAAATTGATGGACAAGGAGCTCAAGATGCATCCTACGATTGATTGCTTTTGCAGTGGTAGCACGGCAGTCACATTGGTCAAACAG GGATGGGATCTTGTAGTTGGAAATCTTGGGGACTCGAGAGCAGTAATGGCGACACGGGATGCAGCTAACAATCTAACTGCTGTACAACTCACTGTTGATTTGAAGCCTAACCTTCCCA AGGAAGCTGAGAGGATCCAGCAATGCAGAGGAAGGGTTTTTGCTCTTCAAGATGAGCCAGAAGTTTCAAGGGTATGGTTGCCGAATAATGATTCTCCTGGACTGGCAATGGCAAGAGCTTTTGGAGACTTCTGCCTTAAAGATTATGGCTTAATATCTGTTCCACAGATATCATATCGCCGTCTTACTGAAAAGGATGAGTTTATAATACTAGCCACTGATGGG GTTTGGGACGTTCTTTCAAACAAGGAGGCTATTGATATTGTGGCTGCAGCTCCATCTCGAGCAACTGCTTCCAGGGCTCTCGTTGATTGTGCTGTCAGATCTTGGAGATTGAAGTTCCCAACATCCAAGAGTGATGACTGCGCTGCTGTCTGCCTGTTCTTGGACCACGAAAAGTCACCTACTCTGGTTGAAGAGAGTGAAGCCGAGAATGAAAAGGCAGAACCTGCCAAGGATGCTTTAATCTCAGATGCCGGTGATAAAATCAATGAAGACATTGCAGATGTGAATGAACACATCTCCAGGGAAGAGCATATCCCTGAGCCCACATTGGAACACTCATCCACGCTAAGAAATGTTGATGAGATTATGCCGGTGGACGAACCTCCTGTATCAAAGGAACCTGAAAGGTGCGGGTCTGCCCGCAGCCTGGCTGACTGCATATCGACAAACGAGGAGGAGGAATGGTCTGCGCTCGAAGGCGTGACACGGGTAAATTCCCTCTTGAACCTTCCAAGAAAACTCTCAGGTGACAAGAAATCTACCAGCTGGAAGAAGCGACGCTGA